In Rhodamnia argentea isolate NSW1041297 chromosome 11, ASM2092103v1, whole genome shotgun sequence, one genomic interval encodes:
- the LOC115726600 gene encoding metacaspase-1-like encodes MSKVTMDGRYISCSQCQKQMRPIWALKEMRCPSCLNLIELTRYDVRPPTSAVAKCILKEKFQSKLKCRNSSSSSSNGTSSNCYSVPGSGMTSVTRPHAGKRAVLCGVSYKKRKYELKRTVNDVRHMKELLIRTFGFLEENILVLTEEEKDERRRPTRKNILDAFQWLLRDCRSGYSLVFFFSGHNLQHPESDGDELDGFDESICPVDFTIEGVILDNEINSAIVRPLPKGVTLHALVVSCHSGNVLELPYAYDIKKGQWVDNRPPSGAYKGTNGGLAICLSACADEKLAADTSALYGKAMSGAVTSSFIRAIREKPGITYKQLLRAMQDVIDEANKSNCLDNPILSRSFLAKMSQEPVLSCSEMMGIENMRFEL; translated from the exons ATGTCGAAGGTCACAATGGATGGTCGTTACATAAGTTGCAGCCAGTGCCAAAAACAGATGAGGCCAATATGGGCCTTAAAGGAAATGCGATGCCCTTCTTGTCTGAATCTCATCGAACTCACTAGGTACGATGTCAGGCCACCAACAAGCGCGGTTGCCAAATGTATCCTCAAGGAGAAGTTTCAAAGTAAGCTTAAATGCAGGAATTCAAGCAGCTCCAGCTCCAATGGGACTTCCTCGAATTGCTACTCAGTTCCTGGAAGTGGAATGACATCGGTGACTAGACCGCATGCAGGGAAGCGTGCCGTTCTCTGTGGGGTGAGCTACAAGAAGAGGAAGTACGAGCTGAAGAGAACTGTTAATGATGTGAGGCACATGAAGGAACTGTTGATTCGTACCTTTGGATTTCTGGAGGAGAACATCCTAGTCCTCACAG AAGAGGAGAAGGATGAGCGTCGAAGACCGACAAGAAAGAACATTCTGGACGCGTTTCAATGGCTTCTCAGGGACTGCAGGTCAGGGTACTCcttggttttcttcttctcaggGCACAATTTACAGCATCCCGAAAGTGATGGCGATGAATTGGATGGATTTGATGAAAGCATCTGTCCAGTTGATTTTACCATAGAAGGCGTCATCCTCGATAATGAAATAAATTCTGCAATTGTTCGTCCGCTGCCGAAAGGGGTAACCCTTCACGCGCTAGTTGTTTCTTGTCATAGTGGGAATGTTCTGGAACTGCCATATGCATACGACATAAAAAA AGGGCAGTGGGTGGATAATAGGCCTCCTTCGGGTGCATATAAGGGAACAAACGGCGGACTTGCCATATGTCTAAGTGCTTGTGCGGATGAGAAACTGGCTGCCGATACTTCT GCTCTCTATGGGAAGGCGATGTCTGGTGCCGTGACCTCGAGCTTCATCCGAGCTATTCGGGAAAAACCTGGGATTACATATAAACAACTACTGAGAGCGATGCAAGATGTCATCGATGAAGCTAACAAATCTAATTGCTTAGACAACCCTATCCTATCAAGGTCGTTTCTTGCCAAAATGTCACag GAACCTGTGCTGTCATGTTCTGAGATGATGGGCATTGAAAATATGAGGTTCGAGCTATAA